In the genome of Verrucomicrobiia bacterium, one region contains:
- a CDS encoding fumarylacetoacetate hydrolase family protein has product MAAIGRFQKGDEIFHAKVVDGELFRLRGDVFGSPSFDKKPTPFKGLRTLTPVTPSKIIAVGLNYADHARESGKPLPKEPLFWFKATTSLIPDGGKIEIPFPHHRTDYEAELAIVIGRRVRNVTPAAAARYILGYTASQDISDRTIQNAESQWARAKSFDTFTPLGPYIETKIDPHDLTIQLFQNGQLRQNSNTNQLIFNCYHLVSFISTNMTLLPGDVICTGTPSGVGPIESGDRLEVRIQGLAPLVNTVK; this is encoded by the coding sequence ATGGCAGCTATTGGGCGATTTCAAAAAGGCGACGAGATATTCCACGCCAAAGTGGTGGATGGCGAACTGTTTCGTTTGCGAGGCGATGTTTTCGGCAGTCCTTCCTTCGACAAAAAGCCGACGCCGTTCAAAGGCTTGCGGACTTTGACGCCGGTCACGCCGTCCAAGATTATCGCCGTGGGCCTCAACTACGCCGACCACGCCCGCGAAAGCGGCAAGCCGTTGCCCAAGGAGCCGTTGTTCTGGTTCAAGGCCACGACCTCGCTGATTCCTGACGGCGGCAAGATCGAAATTCCTTTTCCGCATCACCGCACGGATTACGAAGCAGAACTGGCCATCGTTATCGGCCGCCGCGTGCGCAATGTCACTCCCGCTGCCGCTGCGCGCTATATCCTTGGCTACACGGCCTCGCAAGACATCAGCGACCGCACCATTCAAAATGCGGAAAGCCAATGGGCGCGCGCCAAGTCTTTCGATACTTTCACCCCGCTCGGTCCGTACATCGAGACGAAGATTGACCCGCATGATTTGACCATACAGCTTTTCCAGAATGGTCAACTGCGCCAAAACTCGAACACCAACCAGCTCATCTTTAATTGTTATCACCTGGTTAGTTTCATCTCCACGAACATGACGTTGCTGCCCGGCGATGTGATTTGCACCGGCACGCCGAGTGGTGTCGGCCCGATTGAATCCGGCGATCGTTTGGAAGTGCGCATCCAGGGATTGGCTCCGCTGGTCAATACGGTTAAATAG